The sequence TTACCAATCTCAGATTTACACTTGAATGCCACAATTGACAGGCCTTTAGTCACAACAAAATCACAATCTGCTTCAACTGCCTTGAAAAGGATAAGAAAGTTTTAGATAATTACAATATATGACCCGTTTATGAAATGAACATAGTTCTCACCGTACTATGCTGTTGTCTGACAGGGCACAGGCTCACTGGTGTTGGATCCAAGACGTGACATGTAGTTTCCAAAAACTCCAACTCCATAAGATATGTGTTTTCATGACTTGGCTACAAAGAgaaatttgaatgatttttgctTTCTGAAATCACAAAAAtgtgacaaataataataataataaagtaatatcaACATTATTTGCCTCcctaagcaatatatatatatcttttcttctattgtctacaggacaaaccactgttatgcaaTGACTACAACGACCTGATTACCctatgcctagttaacctaactaacctagttaagcctttaaatcagggatgggcaaactcgatcctggagggccggtgtccctgcatagttttgctccaaccctaatcaaacacacctgcttgtagctttctagtgatcttaaagacactaattagggtgttcaggtgtgtttgattagtgttggagcaaaactctgcagggacaccggccctcgaggattaagtttgcccatgcctgctttaaattgtactttaagctgaatactagcatcttgaaaataaatttaaatttaaatataaatgtatactgtcatcatggcaaagactgaaataaatcagttactagaaattagttatcgaaactattatgtttagaactgtGCTGACAAAACCTCTATGCAAATAAgttacttttgacaacactaataaCTGCACATTATTAATCATTTAGTCTGAAGGTTCATTAGAAAATAGTTAATTTGCTATTTGTTAAGCATGAACTTTGAATTAACACACATTAGTAAGTGGTTTAaaaaatacagctacaaatgggGTATGCTTGACCCATAGGCAAATGCAAAATGTACTTAGTGACTGTATCATACTTTGctaattattcatttttcattaccaAATTTCAATACTAAATACTAAATCTAAATACttaatcactggtacaacccttcctactccccaagaactgtacttatccagagcgagcagaagggctgccaaaatcactctggacccctcacacccagcacactgcctctttgaacttttaccttctggtcgacgctacagagcactgcgcaccagaacagcccgacacagaaacagtttcttccctcaggcaatccatctcatgaacacttgatgataataattgtggaaccaacatcactacttgctatacacttttatagacatatacacttatttaaccacacactttacatgccaatttgcacataacagctgcacttATAAcaatgtatatagtaataaacatgtaaatacacttgtcaatctgtatatttgcactcactacttacttcaattttttttaaatatatttattatctgttttttgtcctgtctctgttatcctgttgcactgtagaagctctgtcaccaaaacaaattcctcgtatgtgtgaacatacctggcaataaagctctttctgattctgattctgaattattaatatttttatgctttgtttatgcaacttcatgcagttttgtgacctaatttagtgaatattaacaaatatttgctaatgcttaataaatgtttcatattgtgcagttattttaaagtgttactaaacTTTTTTAATGGTGTCTTTAACACCTGATTGTAATTTCCGAGTGGAAATATTTTACAGCCACCATCACACAGGCATTCTTCATGATCTTACCCTGCTGATGACCTTGTTGCTCTCAATGCGATTCAAGGTGTATTTGTAACCATGGGTGTGCTGAGCGTTGAGGTAATCTTGTGCTGCAAGAGCTGCTGCTTCAGCCTCTGGAGAATTACATTCAGCCAAGTTGACGGTGGTCTGTACCCCCTGCGCCCATGAACTCATTACCAGGAGCCCAAGAACAAAAACTGTCGCCCAAAGTTGCATGCTGAACACCAAAAACCTGCACTCCTGAAGTGAATGCACAGAATGAAGTGAATGGAGGTTTGTttgttgtatatatatgtgtgtgctgtaCTTCAGTCATGACTAAATGGTCAATGTAAAGACACTCTGATGTCTGTTATGTAAATGACACCGGTGAACCTCTTTGAGTGCCAAAGTAAATGCAACTGTGCAATTTGAGAGGGAGTTCACGTTGAAGTTTGGTTTGGTGAAGCAGGGGTGTTTTTAAACTTTGACCATGTCCTTGGGGATGAAACTCACATGTATGGGACCTGAGTGAGCTTCGCATTCACAAAGTTTTATTGAATGCATGCCAAATCTGCCATTCTAAAAAATATAATCATACAACGAAAGGTCATTGATTTGCTAGATTTATTTTGCTCCTGTAAACATGTCTGATTTTAAATACATACTGTACTTCAAAAAAGTTGTACTGCTGTTTTTTCCACCATCCAACAATGTAAAGCAAACATGACTTGATGTAAACATGTTTTCTGAAGTGACTGTTCACCTGAGTGTTACTTCTAACACTACAcatatgtttaaaacaaaaaggatgtaaacaatcttaaatattagaaataaaagTTGGAAAATAATACCAATTTATTTGAATATTCTGATTCCCTGCCTTGTTTTCTTTGCCGAAATTATCAGTTTTTGCAgctatatttatgaatatatgttgtcttgtcttttattttatagttGTCTTTCTGTTTCCGGCTTTATTTGCCACCTTCTTCTAATCCTAGTGTTTTATGGTGGTTTGGCAGACCAACAGAAACGTGCATTTCCACCTACTAATGTGGGCTGTGCACATTATAGGACGCAAATGAAATTACATTATAAacagggcgtcatggtggcgcagtgggtagcacaatcgcctcacagtaagaaggttgctggtttgagcctcgggtgGGTTAGTTGAAAATTTTCTAGTGCAAAAGTGTTGGATCTCTGCaactgtgtcactgcatcccaaatggcttaaaataatacaaaacaatataactaatgCAATCTCCACTGTACCTAGTGAAAGCTCTTAACAGTTGCATCATTAATGACGTAAGTGTGTCCAAGCGCACAAGGTAAAAATGCAGTGTAAGTGTATTAGTTATAAAATCAAAGAAATCAACACAATTTATCCCACATGTCTTTATTATCAAAATACATCGATATGAATAATATTTGTTGCTTCAGTAAGGCAGATAAAGAGTCTCTGTCATTTAGTATTTTGGTTGTCAAGAGTGGTAAACAGTTTTAGAGTGGATTTAGCAATATAAGTCTTTGATTGGTTGAAGttaaattattgttttaccatgaaagatatatattttttacaaaaacaaatccaATAAGGATCTTGAATTTATTGTTAACCTTTGTATTCTAATGGCAAAATTTcatatacataaacaaaaatttGCCTACTCCTTTGTTAAAGGGTTTTGTATTGATTTTGATCTCTTTATTTCTTCTGTAAAACtgttgaaaagcaaaaaaatgtagatatatattaaatattaaaacaaacgtTTTTCTTTCCaatataatctttaaaatgactAGGGAtttaacgattcacctgactcacgattcgattCGAGTCacaatactaatctcacgattcacaaTTTAGTCACAGTTTTgcttaacaaaattatttgagatAAATTTAAGGTCAACGAGTTCTTACATTATTTTCTCAAATGCTGCACTctcttttacaaaataaaatcttttctgcaataaataaaatgtaatttatatatatatatatatatatatatatatatatatatatatatatatatatatatatatatatatatatatatatatatatatatatatatatatacacagttgaagtcagaactattagcccccctgtttattttttccccaatttctgtttaacagagagaagacttttttcaacacatttctaaacataatagttttaataactcatttctaattgatttattttatctttgccatgatgacagtaaataatatttgactagatattcttcaagacacttctatacagcttaaagtgacatttaaaggcttaactaggttaattaggttaactaagcaggttagggtaattaggcaagttattgtataacgattgtttgttctgtagactatcgaaaaaatatatagctttaaggggctaataattttgaccttaaaatgtttttttaaaaattcaaaactgtttttattctagtcgaaataaaacaaataagactttctccagaagaaaaaaatattatcagacatactgtcaaaattttttttgccctgttaaacatcatttgggaaatatttaaaaaagaaaataaaattcacaggagggctaataattttgacttcaattgtgtgaAGTCAATGCTGAAATTGTTCAtatgttacatgtttttttaatatagctTTTGTCAGTTTGTCTGAAAATAAGTGTAACATTTTCTGTAATGGCTGTGTTTACAGTACAGTAACATTCATTCAGCACCAATGATTTGAAACCTGTACCTGGTATTGTTTGCTGCTGAATGGACcgattgttaaaaaaaagttgaaaacacTTGTGTTTGGATgattaaacaaatgttttcaatGCATAACACAATGATCTTGTAACACTGATTATGTGGAATGATGTTCATAACCACAAAAAAACATGACATCAGGTTTTGAAAGAATAAAAAAGTGTTATCAGTTTAAGGTTTTGTAATTAGAGATGTACAAATTTACACATTACTTGTGAAAATAATaccaaatcattaaaaaaatgtaatggttAGTTATAGTAATGCAAaacttttagtttatttaaagtaCTAAATTGGAACAACTTCAAGTATGCTTAGTATACTTTTACAGATTGTGTAAGTTCATTGCATGCTTGATAAGGGTTATTACAGTGTACTTGTATTACAacattacaaataaatgcatgtCTTTGAAACCCACAAGCAATATTCCATGAATGTAGTATTTCTGAGTAAAAATACACTCACTAAAACATACAAATTGGATTGCTCTTTTTAATACAAACTATCTAAAGTTAAAAAACTCAAAGAAAACTGGTATTCTTGGTGAGTCTAAAAGTCACCAGTTCAAGTGTACTGtccaatatattatattatatctgtacaatattatatatatatttatataatttaaaaaaaaaacttaattgagGACTGTTTAgtgaccctactgaaaaatccagcctaaaccagcctaggctggttggctggttttagctggtcaaccaggctggttttaaaggggttttggccatttccaggctggtttccagccatttccagcctggtcctagctggtcaggctgggagatgaccagctaaaaccagcttgaccagctcagccaggctgggagcccagacaAAACCAgaaatgtccagcttaaaccaggctggtcaagctggatttagaaTGTTTTTAGCTTGTCATTTTCCAGCcagaccagctaggaccaggctggaaatggctggaaaccagcctagaaatggccaaaacccctcttaaaccaggctggtcaaccagctaaaaccagccaaccagcctaggctggtttaagctggatttttcagcagggatatatTGAGCACTTTTACAATTGTAGTGCACTTTCACTACCACTAGTTCCAAGTGGTATTCAGGTAGCACACTTACAAGTATACTACTAATAGATTACACTTACTATTCGTATACATAAGAAATTACTTCAACATGACAAACATGTAGGTATACATTACAAAATGACCTTAGTTCAATTAAGGTAGTTAATTTAGTTGTAATGACACTTTTTAGGCTCATAATATGTAATCGTTTAACAAaacatgataattattattattattattattttttttttaagagatcaAGTTTTAGTAGCATTTTAAATACCTTCGAAAATGTATTTCATGCTCCTAACTACAAAACTACTTCCCAACAAAGTATGGCTCAATAAACCATGTTCATGTTGATTTTAttcaaaatgcttttattctcaGTTCTTCCAGCTGGTATCTCCTGATATTGGATATGTAAATACAATAATGAGTGCTAATCTATAGATTGTACAATATCATCTAAAATGTaacattaattaatcaaatacacagaaaatggtattaaaatattttgagcaTGTTTCAtagaatatgaaaaatatgaatatacacacacatttcgtTCTGTTTCGGTGTGAACAGCtatgggagtgtgtgtgtgttttttattgttgttatttttatgataaactatttatttaaaatgaagagAAATATGTTCCTCCTGACTGATCAACTTTAAATGTTTGCACAATTAaagaataaatgatttattttagcatttgAGTAATTTCGTTGAAACGACATTTGAACATTTCTTAGATGTTACATTTGAAATCTACATCATCTTTCTATATAACTCAAGTgctccaaaaaaataataatttaactgcaacttattattattatttcagcacaTGCGAACTAGATCACTTTTTCTACAGCCCACTTTACAGCAGGTGGAAGGCAGCGTTTCGTACACCTCTCTTCTTTCTCGATCCATTTCTGCAGAGGTTAGTGACTCCACATCAGCCTTGATTTCATAACCTGCGCAAAATCGTACACATTATAGAAACGCTGTTCATGCTGTGTATTTTAAAAGACATTGCAGGTTACTTTAGAATGGCAGTGCTTTATGTACAGCAGATGGCAGCATAGCCTAGAAATAGAAAGAGTGGTATTTCGTCTTGCTCCATtacttgtgtttatttaaatgaattgtatTTTTGCACACATCACATGTTATTTTagttgtaaataattaaaaataaaatcctgGAAGTTAGATTTttagttaacacacacacacacacaccatgccaTTTTAGTAAACTGTTCCAGATTCAGCAAAGGtttgaatttgttttgttttggcctcATTCAGTGAGGTGTTCTTATATGTACATCAAAAGATAAATATTTAGATCAATAAATTATTATCAGTTATTCATTgtttcaaataaacatattttattaatctgtatatatatatatatatatatatatatatatatatatatatatatatatatatatatatatatatatatatatatatatacatataaactttgAATTACTTTAGTCTTAAGAAAAAAATAGTTGAACtgattatatcatattatatcatattatattatatcatatcatattatattatattatattatattatattatattatatcatattatattatatcatatcatatcatattatattatattatattatattatattatattatattatattatattatattatattatattatatatgtaactTCTGTAActtgttatttattataaataactaGTTGTCATTAATAGTATTAATTAATGTTTCGAGTTtcatttccctactgaaaaaaacagcttaaaccagcctaggctggttggctggttttagctggttgaccagcctggttttagaggggttttgaccatttccaggctggtgtccagccatttccagcctggtcttagctggtcaggctggaaaatgaccagctaaaaccagcttgaccagccaaaaccaactatgtccagcttaatccaggctggtcaacctggttttagttggatttagctggtccttttccagcctgaccagctaagaccaggctggaaatagctgggaaccagcctggaaatggccaaaacccctctaaaaccaggctggtcaaccagctaaaaccagccaaccagcctaggctggtttaagctgaatttttcagcagggttttctACCAAAAACATAACAAATAGGACTTTAAATGAATAGCAGCGCTCTAATCTCATTTACAATgggatgataatgatgatgatagcTAATCAAAGACCAAATGTATACTGACCATTTACGGGGTCTTCAGTTTGGACCCGTCTCCATCTGGAGCCCCCACACGTGTAGACGACGGCCCGAAAAAACTCACGGCCACAGAGTCGGAGAGCTTTCTGTGCCTGAGCCGAATCTGCACATGCAGCAAACACCAACAGCATTGCTAGCAGCACCACCTTCATGACTGGAAAGAGTATGAAAGCTGTGTCTTCTGCCCAAAGCTTTCGCTAGCTTGTGTTTTCTGACCTCAGAAAGTCTTCGTTTATATACTACACAAACTGTGATTTATGTGTTATTGACGCACTTCTTTTCTGTGACCTTTTAAATGAGGcaaaatgacccacaatgcagaGACTTCCATTTGACAAAATGGGTTTGTTGGTTTAAATAAACAGATGATGAGCAAATGGTGTATCAAAATACAGCTAATTTAACAAAGTGGCGtgaggtttttgttttatttgcttcagCAAAGTGCTctttaatgacattttagagATTCATGCCCATAAAAGTGAATATGGTAAATATGAGCATGTGTCATAGCAGCATTACGGTGTGACACCAGGATAATGACAGCACTTACTTCCTCCCAAACCTTGTTAATTTGACCTAAAAGGCTAAGCGCCATAATGAACCCTTTATTTCTGTCAGGCAAACACTTTGTTGCCAAGTGTTTCCACACAACATCACTGTTTACAGGACAAAATGTCGTTCTGTAGTATTGTGGTGTAAGCTTTCACATTTTAGATTTAATTGCAGTCATTCCTAAAGGAAACCTCTATGAGTGATCATAAGATTCAGCTTCAACTAATCCGTTTGTGTCATGATTTTTATGTAACGTCTCAAACTATTGACTGCTTTTCAACAAGCAGAACTCAAAGCAGCATTTGCTGCAAAGATGAAGACACTTTATAAAGCTAAACAAGTCTGATTGTGAATGGGTGTCTGTAATATTCTCTCCCTGTTGTGTTTCTAAAGCTATTTTTATTACGTTGACTCAAATAGtggtacagttaaagtcagaattattagcatacctctgaatcttttttaaatatttcccagatgatatttaacagagcaaggaaattttctgataatattttttcttctggagaaagtcttatttttttatttaggctagaataaaagcagtttttatttatttaacaccgtttaagggtcaaaattattagcccctttaagctatatattttttcgatagtctacagaacaaaccatcattatacaataacttgcctaattaccctaacctgcctagttagcctaattaacccagttaagccttcagatgtcattttaagctgtgtcttgaaaaatatttacagtcttcatggcaaagataaaataaatcagatattagaaatgagttattaaaactatcatgtttagaaatgtgttgaaaaatcttctctccgttaaacagaaattggggaaacaagtaaagagaggggctaataattcaggggggctaataatactgacttcaactgtagatgttaAAGTAATAGCATCTCTTCCTCCATCTTTTCCCCGACATCTTTTCCCCGAtatgtctttttctttttatatacttttaaaacAAAGTTACAACTTTCTCTGGAAAGAAAAAACGGGAACAAGATGAGCACCTGAAAGAGGTGCTCCCTTAGGCCAGTCTGCTTATAGTCAACAGGGTGTAAGCACAGCAGCTTTTACATATCATGGTAAATAGAACAGGGGAACAACTTTGTTATCATAGCACTTTGATGCATTCAATGACAGCAGTGtgatcagtctaggctggttcCTGGAGTCTACAATCACAAGCGAcagatatttcaagagttcacacttagctgatagtcaataaagcgtatttggcatgctgtcctgggagagagccctgagctcgtaatatcctcgagctcggagctccctcccgttagaagggcgagagcggagttcgagctcaggtaggtctcgaggactcccctgcttgtcgccgcgtgagaagtgtaaactagtgttgtttttttggtgataatttggtttagtcgattggctaatgtttatgtttttggatggtggcaggaaaccgggggacctgggggaaacccacgcgaacacagggggaaaatgtaaactccgcacagaaacaccaaccagcccgataggaggttggaccagcggtgttcttgctgtgaggcaacagtgctagccactgggccaccgtgtcgccctattggaaaaagggggaggaagtaggggtgaaAGTGGGGGTgaaagcttcaagacgaagataactgtgTGCTTTCAATGAAATAACATTTGCATTGGTTTCGGGCATTTTAACCCttagattttaaaacaaaacaaactgcattgtaaaatgCTGATGTCTATGGAAGATGCATACTACTAATAGTTTTACGCATACTCTGGTGTAATTCACATCATTTAGGTAACTAAAATGTTCACTTTATttatctctcagttaaacagacacTTACTGTCGTGTAGATAAGGAGAAGTTGATCAACtgacatgttgtaaatccagcaacTCTAATCTCCATTGCAGTGCATGCATGGGCTTGTCATGTCATAAACCAGACATGTCACCATGGAAACGTGATGCATTCTAAATAACTCCCGAAGGGGATTCAGCTGAAGGGTTTAAAGTGTACATATGAAAGGGTTAAATAAACTATGACTGAAAAACATCAGCTTTCTCTCACATctaaaaacatacttttttaGACCCATAAGCGTCTTTCACACATAAAGACAGAACATTACCAGTAAATTGGCAAAaagagatcatgtgtgaacaggctttTAAAAAATACCGGAAAAGTTGGACCCACAATGTTTTGTTATGAGAAGTTGTAAAATGACCaataaattgctgtaattctGCTCTGTGTGAACGAAGAAGGGAAGTGACCGTTATGATGAGTACGAACAAGTTCAGAACACCTTGACAGACTTCTATTCTGAACATTCTGATGCCAATGACACATTTACCTCATGTTGTTGatgaaaataaaagtatttgAATAATTTGGCCAAACACATTTATCTGCTGCTTGTTAATCAGACAATACTCCTACGTTCATTCTTAGTGTCAACTTTGgaaaaattattgataaaatgcttataaaaCTACAGCTCCTTTATAATTCAGTCTCATTTGTGTCATTGG is a genomic window of Danio aesculapii chromosome 2, fDanAes4.1, whole genome shotgun sequence containing:
- the insl5b gene encoding insulin-like 5b translates to MKVVLLAMLLVFAACADSAQAQKALRLCGREFFRAVVYTCGGSRWRRVQTEDPVNGYEIKADVESLTSAEMDRERREVYETLPSTCCKVGCRKSDLVRMC